The DNA segment tatattatagtttatgcagcgtaaatatttggtaatattaaagaacaaaaatgattCCAGTACCCTATTCTTCGAGTACCGGCAAAATTACCCAACCTGTGgcaaattatgaatttaaattaaataaataaataaaatattttatattttatcacataagcgaacaaagttgcacgtATGATACGTCAATACAATTTgtacgaataaatattattatttctaaataacacttaAGCTACCTAAATGATGAATTGctgttaaatatgtaaaaaaataatttaaacttgttGACAATTATTAAAACACTGTCGTCGCCGTTTTTCTGAAAGGTCTAAAGCTGccagttatattattttacgttgTTATGTTTAGTTGATATTAGACAATATTAcatcattcatatttattaataccccGCCATATATCCGTAACAAACAATGTTTCTTTAGATGGCATTACCATCGCGCTGCTAGCATTTacagaagaaaaatatttaaagaaaaaaataataaatgtatagcCTATAATCATCGCATAATAACAACGTAACGCGACATTAGAGTGGAGCATTATTTGTTTGGTCTATCCGTAATAATATCTTATAGACTATGGAGGGACcctctattaaatataattctattatcTTCTTTTTCTTTCACCAGCTTTATTCTTGTTATAATGTAATTGTGTTGGTGGAACACTTTTTAAAGAATATGACAGAAGGGATTTGGCTTAGTATGATCTATATGATGacctaatctaattaagtattAGATTAGTAGCCAAATATGATCGACCGTCTGCGCCACATTACACACACAAACTACCCCTGGGTAAAACGTACTCCAAAATTCCGCACAGTATGACCTGACCTGCAGGACCTCTCGGTCCCTGCCAATAATACAAGAAggtaagttatataaataagtaatgaaaAACGACGCCGATGACTTTAcgtttattataatctaataacTTATCAAATTATGTGATGTGACCTACCTCAGAAATATAtagataagattatattttgtatttaaatcacGACAAAAACAACATGGAACTCATTTGCTTGTATGACATCGCATCGTAGTTACAATTGAAGCGCGAACCATGTCAGAACACAAGCAAATATTCACCGAGATACTGAACAAGATAGTGGCCGAGCGGGCGCTCGTCGCTCCTCGAGTGAAGATACAGCCCATCAGCAGCGGCGGAGCCAACTTCACCACTCAGCTGTTCCAGGCCACCATCAGCCACGGAGACAATGAGCTGAAACTGTTCGCAAAAGTGGCAGCCGTCGGAGAAAAATTTAGACAACAATTTTCAGGTTTCCGAATATTTGAAGCGGAAAACGATTTTTACACCAAACTTatgaaaatatacgaaaacctTCAAGAGAAGCACAATGTACCGCAGGACAAGCGGTTTGTAGCGCCGAAGTGTTACGGATGCAGCAGCAAGCTGTATGAAGAAGTGCTCGTGTTGGAGGACTTGTCGGCACAAGGGTTCACAGTGTACGACAGGATGAAGTCGGTGGATTGGGACTACGCCTCCAAGGCTGTGGAGGAAATCGCTAAGTTTCACGCTCTGTCTGTCGCATTTGAGAAAGAAAACAAggaagaattttataaatatttgggaACTTTATCACTCTCATGGGATAAAGAGACTACTCAACATTTCACCGATATCATTAACAAGGGAGTTACGTTGGTTAAGGAAGAAAATAGAAATAGATTGGAAGCATTCATAGCATCCGTTGGGACGTTAAATTTTGATGATGTTTCAAAACCTTTGAAACTGAAGGTACTGGCGCATTGCGATAACAGAGTCAGCAACCAAATGTACAGGGTGAACGCGGTGAGTACCTACACCTACCATACCGaggtttataaaaagtaattattatttgtccTATTAGCAAAAACAAGAGACTAAGTAACAATATTACAAACTCTTCCTGCGCTAACATTATAGATATGCTTATAAGTATTACAAGTTCTAGAAGACTCTTAAATGACTTATactcacatattataaaataaactcctTCGCAGTGTCTGTCAAACAAAagttggtttaaaataaatttgtactcTTCAACTATTAAGCTATTTTATGGATCACCTCAGGTTTCatcataagtttatttttaaataaacgtgTCAGGTAATGTTAGAAGTTTGCAACAGAACACATGATCTCCCAGCCCGATCTAGCTACTTGGTCGCTCCGGGCAAAAATAATAGTCACCAACCTTTTCATTAACACTATATATGACATGAACTTGTTACTCTAAAaaaatttccataaaatatacctttttgTTGAGCTGCAAAGCatggtaattttataaaattattcttacttGACATCCCAAATTTTTCTTGCTCTGGACATTTACCTAACTACACCCCTGCTTTAGATCGGACCCTGGTTAACTGATAATTAcctttgtatataattttcagGATGGAAGTGTGGAGGTAAAAATTATAGATTACCAGGGCATTCGGGAAGCATCCCCGACCTTCGATCTGCTGTACTTTATCTTCTCCGGCACCGACAAGAAGTTCCGCGACCAGTACTACGAACAGCTCCTGGACCACTACTACAAGGAGCTCAGCCTAGCCATGAAGAGACTGGCTCTCAACCCTGATGAGATCTATTCTAGAGAAGACTTCGACTTTGACTACAAAACGGTGAGTGGTCATTATTATTGACGCTTCGTGTATGGCACGCCACGGTATCGGTCGGTGTCGGAACGGTCTAGTGGGCATGGTTTCATAAATAATCTTCAATTTAGATAAGAAAGTTTGAAcacgtatgtatttatttttggacaCTTACATGACATTTcgtgtgattatttttattttttgtcgcatcaccatttgtacatattaaaaaatatctaggTCCGTTTTAACGATGACACGTCGAATTATTACCGTCGCAAGTAATgattgcctcgatggcgtagttgtattacggtacaactacAGTGGTGAGGTCTCTGGTTCGATCCCCGGGAAAGGCAAagggatattgggtttttctactcagtatcagcccggagtctgaatttgtgcccaatattgcgacaggctcgctccctatcatcCAACATTAACATCTTGGAACGAAATACACGCGGGGGAGCCTGGGtataccagttgcgcctctgcctatcccttcggggatataaggtttgagtgtgtgtatgtttgtaataaggtaataaaatttacagaaaCTTCCATTCGGATTGATCCTGGCGATGATGGTGTTGCCAGTGATCACCGTAGACGAAGAGAACGCCCCTAAAGTGGACGAGGACTTGGACATACAAAGCTTCGTGGTAAACAACACGAGCGACCTCCTCCGCGAGAGAATCAACGGAGTTGTCGACGACTTTATACGCTGGGGACTTGTGTAAAAACATTAAGATATCGAGGATCGCCAGGTGTTATCGGTGACGCTAGATGGCGCCACGGGAGTTTGAGTAACTACAAGTGCCGCGTGCGCAGCTACTCATAATGTCTGACTGTCGTTTAGAAcacgtattttttgttttctcttgtgaatattattattattatttaattataatattatgtgttatatttaataaatagataatcgTAATACAAATGAATGCTTATGACAAAAAATCGGCAAATACCCTTCTATCCATCCTGAAGACATTGACTTTACTGTGCCAAGTCCATTACTTCCAGTACAACTATACCTGTTGCAATTATTCTAACGGTTTTGACTTTCCGccgcattaaaacaaaaaatctatatacaaaaatatagaaataagcttttatttaaataccctacaaaaaaattatatactttaatttaacaaaactttgttttataccatgtaaaaataaaagcttttattttaacatgacactacgtttgttagcctggtaaaagccggcttatacaaacgcATGAGAATTTGGGttagcgctttaggcgctcgctaCGCCTCAAAATAAGGCgcccatgctgagggcaacccacttaCCGGTTACGAGCCTcagctcaggacggtcactgtaAGAGGACGACACATTAATGATTAGGCGCGTAGTCGTAACAAACTAACAATCTAACCATTGCCTTATGCGTCGCCACGCGGGTCGGTACTGCTAGAAGGGTCGGGAAGACGGGGAACGTGGCGAGGTCCTCGGCTGCGAGGACAGAACCGCGGTCCTGTGGAGTGTAAGAGTTTCAGGAACGCGTTTTTACGACGAACAGTcaaaataggggaccgtcctgtgcagtagcgaagggtgaaatttttcaaaaggtatcccggtgtaaaaaaaattggcgtcagttaagataacgggggcaatttatcggaaaacaaaaactaagacaacggattagtcttgattcgaaatcaacaaacgttaacatacctactaaattacctattatgcgtaaataattgaaacattcataaaatcgaacaataaacgtagataattctccttcctttaaccacaaatataagtaaaatgaaactgtaaatgtaatagaaataggtatcacgatcgccaaacagaccaacagtttaagtctacccacacgataaacttatataattatcaatttaaattataatcaagaaaggttattcgttaactattgcttgtatcgtggtgctattttaaattcagtaaaatataatgtttattttcttctaacaaacattttgtgtctaaattcaaaaactttcagatctacttcaaatattttaccatctaaatagtaatatgtgaaatcacagaataataatatacttacgtaaaggtagacattaaactgatcacaggtagttatttccattataatacacatttatttttatagtttataaataaacaaagctaactacatatcacataactatcaaagcaaactaaatatcacataactatcaaaaaataaaataaatatgacaatttacaaacaccgaaacttggtagcataatacaTTATGACGTTTCAACGTTTGATAGACGTAAAAAGTGATAATTATACatagtcggttaacgtgaaacCGAACTGgctcgggttccctttgcccatatcttccgcacgATTCCGACAACACTAGTAggaagtcatagaaagtgctgccatctatattaaaaaacatactacgacattaagccgcttgatagcgggttaccttgcgcctgtggcgtcacaatttaaCTTAGgtaggtaacggaatttctggggaactaaatacgaggtgcgccatctaacgttattttAAATGAGTAATCGATAacgattaaattaataaacatcgggctactggccgatagatgtcattaattagtgataattattaataagttaagctattataattattattgtccagtctgatatgttgtaattttaaatttacctataaaatatattgtatagtttCACCGAAAACttaaaaagggaagccggtgggaatcggcttgtatggacgcttcgccactggtcctgtgtttaattttgtacattattctatttgtaatggttaataatacgaaaaagaaacctccctgcgaaaactgcattcaaatttttagaaaatgagccagtaatgcatatttcaaatattactatgttccgaagtgggcgcgatgtggggatatcgcttcatccctttctttcgcacgcatcgtaatgcccgatgacgtcacacgtgggtattgcgcctcatTTCTGTTTCTcattacttaccccttctaacgaaattgaaagacttataacttcttgattttttaccggatttaaataattctttctgtgttgtaaattatataacgtaaatatttgataataataaagaacaaaaatgagtccgacCCCTAATTTATAGTTCATTGTGTTTGTCAGAACTGAATGCCGCCGTCTCCATTCAGCGCGGTTTAGTGGACTATAGACCGGAATTTTGCctagttaatttatttgcatgatTGACTGCCTGATCGAAGTAGCATCTATTGGCCATGcgcataaagtgcctgatggtcggcatatcggtgcccacgtggaggttgcgctTACGAATGTACGACGGGGTACCGAGTGCGAGTCTTAGAAATTTTTTCTGCAAGTCCTGCAGACGCTGAAGTCGAGCAGACGGAATATGAGTAAACGCGGGCGACGGGTGTGTCATAATTGGCCTAACTTACGTGGTAAAGATCCGAATCATGGTACGGGTGAACATTTTACTGCTTTCGACATTAATATTAACTTCAACAACATGGTCGTGGCCTACGGGAATGTTCGTGAGAGATCAGTGAGACTTTAGACTGGAGGTTAACACTTTCGCTTTCCCATCGTCATCAAATTATGGGTTCAAATTATTCGGACGATTAAGCAGAGGAATGGGGCCACATTGGTTCTATTCAGCTAAGGACATAGCTTCCAAAAGACCTGTAGGGTCGGTTCCGATAAATGATTATTCCGTCTCGAATCGACGATGTCTTGAACGCGACGTTTGGCCTCTCGATGAGGGATCGCGCAAGACATCGTCGTTATGAGGTGGGATCAGTCGCACAGGCTTTAAGTGAAGCATTGCGCCTCCTCACCACACACCTTATGTCGCTGGGACGTTGAATAAAAACTTACAGcgaattttactttatttacaagTTAATCTTTTATCTCTAcacagtataaaacaaagtttgattcacataaaagtttattccatatttttagggcgtttaaataaaattttgtttttatttaatataataaaaacaaaattttatttaaacttaaaatttattaataagacaATTAATAACCGAAGGAATAATGGAAAAACAGCTGCACTGAAAGTGATGGTCATGTTACTATAAAGTCTTATTGTAGTTAGTTGTacaattatttctaatatataaatgtattatacttttacattgttattaatatatgtCGTGTATCTTAGGTTGGTTGGGCTTGGTTTTtcataattccttctgtgttatagtttatataacataaatctatactattatataaagctgaagagtttgtttgtttgaacgcgctaatctcaggaactaccggtccaaactgaaaaattctttttgcgttggatagctctttgttcgtggagtactataggctatatatcatcacgctatacccaataggagcggagcagtaatggctaatctcaggaactaccggttcgaactgaaaaattctttttgtattggatagctctttgttcctggagtgctataggctatatatcatcacgctatgaccaataggagcggagcagtaatgaaacatgttgcaaaaacggggaaaatttataagttttgagagcttccgttgcgtgcgctgcgtaaacggttaaagatatgcaataatgatgtatgacgtgattgttcctcttaaaaagttctacaaaaatatattataaaacaaagtcccccgctgcatctgtctgcctgaacgtgtaaaactcaaaaactacccaacgtattaagatgaaatttggtattgagaccgtttgagaccctgggaagaacataagctcccgggaaaatatatagcgtgactttaataacggaaaactttcgcctgaaaaactttataacgcgagcggagccgcaggcaaaagctagtatttaataactatatacTTTCtgcctttattgttttaatgtcacacctcatgtctcaggatggcgagcgcagtggaataccaaacaatactttgtaatacaaggtgttgtggtgtctctactgtttatgggaggtcatatcgtttactatcaggcgaacggcaagctcgtctcgtcattcaaagcaataaaaaaataaaaataaacgaaatgcttttttttaaatgtttgatactattattatttaaaaaaaaatgtaattaagatTCAGTAGCACGATTAGACCCGAATAATTCGAACCCAGCATCATCATTTTGATAGCCCCACAATAACAAAATTTCAGACCCATTAGACCAACAAAATTTCTGGGCATTACCATGGTAAAGGTAAATCAAGAAGACCGAAGTCTTGTCTTCTATGGTGGCCATCATGTTCTCCACTATACTATTGATGTAAGTTAAGACTCGATTCCGTTAACTCTTACTGTTTACTTGGGCAACAGTACACCATCACCTTAAGGGATTTCGCGCAAATGTCAGATTATTCGTATTTTTCTCAGCAAACCCTTTAATTGGATACCCATATTATTGGAGtgcgtaaaaaataatcagtccGCTATCTTGAGCAGTCCGCCTTGTTGGATTTAGTGTAATgtcgttttaatttattatactgttGAGCATTCGGAATACGTAAGCTTGAGAATGATTCTGCATGAGTCAATGTTTATTACTACTTAAATATGATAAGATACATGATTTTATATAGtagatatacacatatacacatacttAATTAGATAgatccataaaaatattaaacggtaaattttttttgtatattttttttattttgtaatattgtataaatgttaCACTTATTTACAaaggataaaaagtaaaataaaataattacatagctCTGCTTGTCTTTACTATAGACCCTATGGTCTATTCCGATGTTTGTGGATTTTCATTGGTTTACCTTTATAAAGAACCAACACAAaggattaaaaattttatttttacaaattttatttgtaatttgttcaATATAAGTCAAATCATATCATTACACTTAATTTCATCAATTCGGTCTTATCGTGCTATTTTTCTACTGTGCCCACtagtaattaaattgtttcttgCATCATATTGCGACTGTTGTAATGTATATTAAAGTTGTGGATAATGTACATATTGTAGTACTTATTAATAGTGTGCATCTGCATCCTGTGATTC comes from the Manduca sexta isolate Smith_Timp_Sample1 chromosome 16, JHU_Msex_v1.0, whole genome shotgun sequence genome and includes:
- the LOC115447250 gene encoding uncharacterized protein LOC115447250, which translates into the protein MSEHKQIFTEILNKIVAERALVAPRVKIQPISSGGANFTTQLFQATISHGDNELKLFAKVAAVGEKFRQQFSGFRIFEAENDFYTKLMKIYENLQEKHNVPQDKRFVAPKCYGCSSKLYEEVLVLEDLSAQGFTVYDRMKSVDWDYASKAVEEIAKFHALSVAFEKENKEEFYKYLGTLSLSWDKETTQHFTDIINKGVTLVKEENRNRLEAFIASVGTLNFDDVSKPLKLKVLAHCDNRVSNQMYRVNADGSVEVKIIDYQGIREASPTFDLLYFIFSGTDKKFRDQYYEQLLDHYYKELSLAMKRLALNPDEIYSREDFDFDYKTKLPFGLILAMMVLPVITVDEENAPKVDEDLDIQSFVVNNTSDLLRERINGVVDDFIRWGLV